In Candidatus Zixiibacteriota bacterium, a single window of DNA contains:
- a CDS encoding FAD-binding oxidoreductase — translation MSNPDAVFAPHSIDELAEGVRATPDGALLITSGTNSHNVSIAVADRQLVRLSTSALVGIVRLERADYYVTCRAGMKLAELYAELAQHGLFVPFLEISATGTVGGVVATGQIANGTEWYNISRWVLALSVVTADGALVKTGAITYKSVAGYDLPKLFCGSFGTLGVIAEVSLRLYPRGARPYGKDLLPVAQRIPRLAPLEGLKPAGDKAGEIARRIKTEFDPRGIFPAISGWNSR, via the coding sequence CGGACGGCGCGTTGTTGATTACCTCCGGAACCAATTCGCACAACGTGTCGATAGCGGTAGCGGATCGGCAGCTGGTCCGGCTCTCGACGTCGGCTTTGGTGGGAATCGTGCGGCTGGAGCGGGCGGATTACTACGTGACTTGCCGGGCCGGGATGAAGTTGGCGGAGTTGTACGCGGAGTTGGCGCAGCACGGGCTGTTCGTCCCGTTCCTGGAGATATCGGCGACGGGGACGGTGGGCGGAGTGGTAGCCACGGGGCAGATCGCGAACGGCACAGAGTGGTACAATATCTCCCGCTGGGTGCTGGCATTATCGGTCGTCACGGCGGATGGGGCGCTGGTCAAGACCGGCGCGATCACGTACAAGTCAGTGGCCGGGTATGATCTGCCGAAGCTGTTCTGCGGGAGTTTCGGGACGCTGGGCGTGATTGCGGAGGTCTCGCTACGGTTGTATCCGCGCGGAGCGCGGCCATATGGGAAGGATTTGCTGCCGGTAGCACAGAGGATTCCCCGTTTGGCGCCGCTGGAGGGCCTGAAGCCGGCGGGAGACAAGGCGGGAGAAATCGCCCGGCGGATCAAGACAGAATTCGATCCGCGGGGGATCTTTCCGGCAATTTCGGGTTGGAACAGCCGATAA